In one Pseudomonas sp. SG20056 genomic region, the following are encoded:
- a CDS encoding Mpo1-like protein → MSTETHERYSSFAEFYPYYLQEHSNATCRRLHYVGSLLVLCVLGYALTTQQWLWLLSIPLIGYGFAWVGHFVFEKNRPATFDYPLYSLMGDWVMLKDAFTGRIKF, encoded by the coding sequence ATGAGCACTGAAACCCACGAACGCTACAGCAGCTTCGCCGAGTTCTACCCCTATTACCTGCAGGAGCACAGCAACGCCACCTGCCGCCGCCTGCACTATGTCGGCAGTTTGCTGGTGCTCTGTGTACTGGGCTATGCCCTGACCACTCAGCAGTGGCTGTGGTTACTGTCGATACCGCTGATCGGTTACGGCTTTGCCTGGGTTGGCCACTTTGTTTTCGAGAAAAACCGCCCCGCCACCTTTGACTACCCGCTTTATTCGTTGATGGGCGACTGGGTGATGCTCAAGGATGCCTTTACCGGACGCATCAAGTTTTAA
- a CDS encoding adenylate/guanylate cyclase domain-containing protein: MNVKSAPRISALPAPPLREYYSRVLAYIAIAASIAAGTYTQHFGYDILWMVPYALLYPHLAHHLSLRFKREHPQRTTLSLLFIDALHCGGAVALLGLSVVPSLMALLTMAFSALVIGGLRYLGLASLIALSSAVFTFAIAGITVNINTPALVALVSISFTTLYICITAYFVHQQGLRLSQVRNEITREQEKAARLARNLAKYLSPQVWESIFTGKKSVRLETQRKKLTVFFSDIKGFTELAEELEAEALTDLLNTYLNEMSKICLKYGGTIDKFVGDCVMVFFGDPSSKGAKKDAVNAVSMAIAMRKHMKVLRQQWRAQGITKPLEIRMGLNTGYCTVGNFGADTRMDYTIIGRDVNLASRLESAAESGEILISHETYSLIKDVIMCRDKGQINVKGFTRPVQIYQVVDFRRDLGATSSYVEHELPGFSMYLDTNGIQNFDKEKVIQALSQAADKLRDKVIM, translated from the coding sequence ATGAATGTCAAAAGCGCCCCCCGAATTTCCGCACTGCCGGCACCGCCGCTGCGTGAGTACTACTCCCGCGTCCTGGCCTATATCGCCATCGCTGCCAGTATTGCCGCAGGTACTTATACCCAACATTTCGGTTACGACATTCTCTGGATGGTGCCCTACGCACTGCTCTACCCGCACCTGGCACACCATCTGAGCCTGCGTTTCAAACGCGAGCATCCGCAACGCACCACCCTCAGCCTGCTGTTTATTGACGCGCTGCACTGTGGCGGCGCCGTCGCGCTACTGGGTTTATCCGTTGTGCCATCCCTGATGGCTCTGCTAACAATGGCCTTCAGCGCACTGGTAATAGGTGGCCTGCGCTACCTAGGGCTGGCATCCCTGATAGCCCTGAGCAGCGCAGTCTTTACTTTTGCCATCGCTGGCATCACGGTGAATATCAATACCCCCGCCTTGGTAGCACTGGTCAGCATCAGCTTCACCACCCTGTATATCTGTATCACGGCCTACTTTGTGCACCAGCAGGGCCTGCGCCTGAGTCAGGTGCGCAACGAGATCACCCGCGAGCAGGAAAAAGCCGCACGCCTGGCACGCAATCTGGCCAAGTACTTGTCACCACAGGTGTGGGAGTCGATCTTCACCGGCAAGAAAAGTGTGCGCCTGGAAACCCAGCGCAAGAAGCTCACGGTGTTTTTCTCAGACATCAAGGGCTTTACCGAGCTGGCCGAAGAGCTGGAAGCCGAAGCCCTGACCGACCTGCTCAACACCTACCTTAATGAAATGTCGAAGATCTGCCTGAAGTACGGCGGCACCATCGATAAGTTTGTCGGTGACTGCGTGATGGTGTTCTTTGGTGACCCAAGCAGCAAGGGCGCCAAGAAGGATGCGGTGAATGCAGTGTCCATGGCCATCGCCATGCGCAAGCATATGAAGGTACTGCGCCAGCAATGGCGTGCCCAGGGCATCACCAAGCCGCTGGAAATCCGCATGGGGCTGAACACCGGTTATTGCACCGTGGGCAACTTCGGCGCTGATACGCGCATGGACTACACCATCATCGGTCGCGATGTGAACCTCGCCAGCCGCCTGGAAAGTGCTGCTGAATCCGGTGAGATCCTGATCTCTCATGAGACCTATTCACTGATCAAGGACGTGATCATGTGCCGCGACAAGGGCCAGATCAACGTCAAGGGCTTTACCCGCCCCGTGCAGATCTACCAGGTGGTGGATTTCCGTCGCGACCTGGGCGCCACATCCAGTTATGTCGAACACGAACTACCCGGCTTCTCCATGTACCTGGATACCAACGGCATCCAGAATTTCGACAAGGAAAAGGTCATCCAGGCCCTCAGTCAGGCAGCCGACAAGCTGCGTGACAAGGTAATCATGTAA
- a CDS encoding glycosyltransferase family 1 protein, translating into MRILIVSDAWTPQVNGVVTSLQALISELRGLGHQVKLLSPADFRALPCPSYPEIPLVWNLWRVGSAIRAFRPDCVHLATEGPLGWAARRWLSKRGLAFSSAIHTRFPEYVHTRWPWIPLRWGYAFLRAFHRPSQAVLVTTERMREEFSGWDFKRLVLWRKGVDTRLFCPPVAPTSLAEPVFLYVGRIAPEKNIEAFLALDLPGQKQVVGDGPQREALQAAYPHVRFLGYQHGQALAEAYQNASVLVFPSRTDTYGLVMLEALACGTPVAAFPVAGPLDVLQAGVSGVMHEDLRAACLEALSLDRGRCAELAARQSWRASALEFLAQQPLLDGELCMPIVQDSHAAGHKQALT; encoded by the coding sequence GTGAGGATTCTGATCGTCTCCGACGCCTGGACACCCCAGGTCAATGGCGTGGTCACCAGCCTGCAGGCACTGATCAGCGAGCTGCGCGGCCTCGGTCATCAGGTCAAGCTGCTGTCACCGGCGGACTTTCGCGCGCTGCCATGCCCCAGCTACCCGGAAATTCCCTTGGTGTGGAACCTCTGGCGGGTTGGCTCGGCGATTCGCGCGTTTCGCCCGGACTGCGTACACCTGGCCACCGAAGGCCCACTGGGTTGGGCCGCACGGCGCTGGCTAAGCAAGCGTGGCCTGGCGTTCTCCAGCGCCATCCATACGCGTTTTCCCGAATACGTGCACACCCGCTGGCCCTGGATTCCACTGCGTTGGGGTTATGCCTTTCTGCGCGCCTTTCACCGGCCGAGCCAGGCGGTGCTGGTGACCACCGAGCGCATGCGTGAGGAGTTTTCCGGTTGGGATTTCAAGCGTCTGGTGCTGTGGCGCAAGGGCGTTGATACGCGGCTGTTCTGTCCGCCGGTGGCGCCGACAAGCCTGGCTGAACCGGTGTTTCTGTATGTCGGGCGGATTGCCCCGGAGAAGAATATCGAGGCGTTTCTGGCCCTCGATCTGCCGGGGCAGAAGCAGGTGGTCGGCGATGGCCCGCAGCGCGAGGCGTTACAGGCGGCTTATCCGCACGTGCGCTTTCTCGGCTATCAGCATGGCCAGGCCTTGGCCGAGGCGTATCAGAATGCCAGCGTGCTGGTATTCCCTTCACGTACCGATACCTATGGCTTGGTGATGCTTGAGGCCCTGGCCTGTGGTACGCCAGTGGCGGCGTTTCCGGTAGCCGGACCGCTGGATGTGTTGCAGGCGGGCGTCAGCGGGGTCATGCATGAGGACTTGCGTGCGGCCTGCCTGGAGGCCTTGAGCCTGGATCGTGGGCGTTGCGCCGAGTTGGCCGCGCGGCAATCCTGGCGAGCGTCGGCGCTGGAGTTTCTGGCGCAGCAGCCGTTGCTCGATGGTGAGTTGTGCATGCCGATTGTGCAGGACTCACACGCAGCGGGGCATAAGCAGGCGCTTACATGA
- a CDS encoding UDP-2,3-diacylglucosamine diphosphatase, with product MTSAQLAKPSRKQRVRTLWISDVHLGTRDCQAEHLAAFLKRYQTDKIYLVGDIIDGWKLRSGVYWPQSHSNVIRRLLTMSKRGTEVIYVTGNHDEFLRRYSSLMLGNIQLVDEAEHFTADGRRLLVIHGDQFDVITRYHRWLAFLGDSAYEFTLTLNRWLNYWRSRYGYGYWSLSAYLKHKVKTAVNFISDFEEAIVHECAKRGFNGVVCGHIHHAEIRPMGEVEYMNCGDWVESCTALIEHLDGSIELYRLAEDQARQLQAAPVAAAEPAL from the coding sequence ATGACCAGCGCTCAGCTCGCCAAGCCCAGCCGCAAGCAACGTGTCCGTACCCTGTGGATTTCCGATGTGCACCTGGGCACCCGGGATTGTCAGGCCGAACACCTGGCAGCGTTTCTCAAGCGCTACCAGACCGACAAGATTTACCTGGTCGGTGACATCATCGACGGCTGGAAGCTGCGTAGCGGGGTGTATTGGCCGCAGTCGCACAGCAACGTGATCCGCCGTCTACTGACCATGAGCAAGCGCGGCACCGAGGTGATCTACGTCACCGGCAACCATGATGAGTTTCTGCGCCGCTATTCCAGCCTGATGCTCGGCAATATCCAGTTGGTCGATGAGGCCGAGCACTTCACTGCCGATGGCCGCCGCCTGCTGGTGATTCACGGTGACCAGTTCGATGTGATCACCCGCTATCACCGCTGGCTGGCCTTTCTCGGCGATTCGGCCTACGAATTCACCCTGACCCTCAATCGTTGGCTTAATTACTGGCGTAGCCGCTATGGCTATGGCTATTGGTCGCTGTCGGCTTACCTCAAGCACAAGGTCAAGACGGCGGTGAACTTTATCAGCGACTTTGAAGAAGCCATCGTCCACGAATGCGCCAAGCGCGGCTTCAATGGCGTGGTCTGCGGGCATATCCACCACGCCGAGATTCGTCCGATGGGCGAGGTCGAGTACATGAATTGCGGCGACTGGGTGGAGTCCTGCACGGCGCTGATCGAGCATCTGGATGGCAGTATCGAACTGTATCGTCTGGCTGAAGATCAGGCGCGTCAGTTGCAGGCCGCTCCAGTTGCGGCTGCCGAGCCGGCCCTGTGA
- a CDS encoding AraC family transcriptional regulator has translation MSSLLSLRHYSHDLLSHSHEHAQLVFGLSGLLEFEVAGHGSQVKRQTLAVVPSDAQHACGSKNGSHCLVLDVPCEDWLQQQLGRHLDATRRLLDKPAAVSLTPAQSQLVSWLAASPINDPVIAQQGAALLLASLANGEITAHAASRLPLAALDAHIDQHAAHPLQVADLARLAGLSVARFHARFLAETGQTPMDYVRSRRLQLARQLLQGSNLAIGEIAARVGYSSQSAFSAALSRHLGVTPRQLRRTD, from the coding sequence ATGTCCTCGCTGCTCTCGCTGCGTCACTACAGCCATGATCTGCTCAGCCACAGCCATGAGCATGCGCAACTGGTCTTCGGCCTGAGCGGCTTGCTGGAGTTCGAAGTGGCCGGCCATGGCAGCCAGGTAAAGCGTCAGACACTGGCTGTGGTGCCCAGTGATGCGCAGCACGCCTGCGGCAGTAAGAACGGCAGCCACTGCCTGGTGCTCGACGTACCGTGTGAGGACTGGCTGCAACAACAGCTGGGCCGACACCTGGATGCCACCCGTCGCCTGCTGGACAAACCTGCCGCCGTCAGCCTCACCCCCGCACAAAGTCAGCTGGTCAGCTGGCTGGCCGCTAGCCCGATCAATGACCCGGTGATCGCCCAGCAAGGCGCTGCTTTACTTTTGGCCAGCCTGGCCAATGGCGAGATTACTGCCCACGCAGCCAGCCGCCTGCCGCTGGCGGCGCTGGATGCGCATATCGACCAGCATGCCGCGCACCCTTTGCAGGTAGCCGATCTGGCACGCCTGGCCGGCCTGTCGGTAGCACGTTTTCACGCGCGTTTTCTCGCCGAAACCGGGCAAACGCCAATGGATTATGTGCGCAGCCGTCGCCTGCAACTGGCACGTCAACTGCTTCAAGGCAGCAACCTGGCAATTGGCGAAATCGCTGCGCGGGTCGGCTACAGCTCGCAAAGTGCCTTTAGCGCTGCCCTATCGCGGCATCTTGGCGTTACACCTCGGCAACTGCGCCGCACTGACTAA
- a CDS encoding tRNA-binding protein: protein MQNIEWPDFEKVELRVGTIRTARPNEKAIKPAYVLEVDLGELGIKTSSAQLTGHYSCEQLVGRQVLCVCNFAAKRIAGVRSEVLVTGAYDANNNVVLAGFDKPLPNGARLA, encoded by the coding sequence ATGCAAAACATCGAATGGCCGGATTTCGAAAAAGTGGAGCTGCGCGTCGGCACCATTCGCACCGCCCGGCCTAATGAAAAAGCCATCAAACCCGCCTACGTGCTGGAAGTGGACCTCGGCGAGCTGGGCATCAAGACCTCCAGCGCCCAGCTCACCGGCCACTACAGCTGCGAGCAGCTCGTCGGCCGCCAAGTGCTGTGCGTGTGCAATTTCGCCGCCAAGCGCATCGCCGGCGTGCGCTCCGAAGTGCTGGTGACCGGTGCATATGATGCCAATAACAACGTAGTGCTGGCCGGCTTCGACAAACCGCTCCCCAACGGCGCGCGCCTGGCATGA
- a CDS encoding DMT family transporter — MNQRNALWAIHLGALLFGLSGIFGKLANTTPQMISAGRAIFAVAALLLFAKLISNARLVCLGLRQTGLLALGGLLLGGHWWSFFESVHISGVAIATLGFASFPAFTVLLEGLLFRERTRPVEYAMVALVCLGLVLVTPDFDLSSQATSGLLWAVLSGLLFALLSLLNRASTRGIEPVQAALYQNLTVLLVFLPLAWPTLPNVQAQDWLWMAMLGIFCTGLAHSLFVASLRVLKARTTAVIFALEPIYGIAFAWLLFSEVPTLRMLTGGLLIVSAIFLSARMAR; from the coding sequence ATGAATCAACGTAATGCCCTCTGGGCAATTCACCTGGGCGCCCTGCTGTTCGGCTTGTCCGGCATATTCGGCAAGCTAGCGAATACCACCCCGCAGATGATCTCCGCTGGCCGCGCCATCTTCGCCGTGGCGGCCTTGTTGCTGTTCGCCAAGCTGATCAGCAACGCGCGCCTGGTCTGCCTTGGCTTGCGCCAGACCGGCCTGCTGGCCCTCGGTGGCTTGCTGCTGGGCGGCCACTGGTGGAGTTTTTTCGAGTCTGTGCATATATCTGGCGTAGCCATCGCCACCCTCGGCTTTGCCAGTTTTCCGGCCTTTACCGTGCTGCTCGAAGGTTTGCTGTTCCGTGAGCGCACCCGGCCTGTCGAATACGCCATGGTGGCGCTGGTGTGCCTGGGCCTGGTGCTGGTCACCCCGGATTTCGACCTGAGCAGCCAGGCCACCAGCGGCCTGCTCTGGGCAGTGCTGTCCGGCCTGCTGTTCGCCCTGCTGTCGCTGCTCAACCGCGCCAGTACCCGTGGCATCGAACCGGTCCAGGCGGCGCTGTACCAGAACCTCACCGTGCTGCTGGTATTCCTGCCGCTGGCCTGGCCGACGCTGCCCAACGTGCAGGCTCAGGACTGGTTGTGGATGGCCATGCTCGGGATCTTCTGCACGGGCCTGGCGCACAGCCTGTTCGTCGCTAGCCTGCGGGTGCTCAAGGCGCGTACCACCGCGGTGATTTTCGCCCTGGAGCCGATCTACGGCATTGCCTTCGCCTGGCTGCTGTTCAGCGAAGTGCCAACCCTGCGCATGCTGACTGGCGGGCTGCTGATTGTCAGCGCCATCTTTCTATCGGCGCGGATGGCCAGGTGA
- a CDS encoding SelT/SelW/SelH family protein encodes MSSPKAEVVITYCTQCQWLLRAAWLAQELLSTFTDDLSRVCLEPGTGGVFRITCDGVQIWERKADGGFPEAKVLKQRLRDQIDPARDLGHNDRSH; translated from the coding sequence ATGTCCAGCCCCAAAGCCGAAGTAGTTATCACCTATTGCACGCAATGCCAGTGGCTGCTGCGTGCTGCCTGGCTAGCGCAAGAGCTGCTGTCGACGTTTACCGATGATTTGTCCAGGGTTTGCCTGGAGCCCGGTACAGGCGGGGTGTTTCGCATCACCTGTGATGGTGTGCAGATCTGGGAGCGCAAGGCCGATGGCGGTTTTCCCGAGGCCAAGGTGCTCAAGCAGCGCTTGCGCGATCAGATTGATCCGGCGCGGGATCTGGGTCACAACGACCGCAGTCATTGA
- a CDS encoding FimV/HubP family polar landmark protein, translating to MAKVRQLLIGLASSSALYSGLVPALGLGEITLHSALSQPLDAEIELFDVGDLTAEDMRVRLAPAEVFSRSGVDRLYFFNDLRFTPLLRGGKSVIRVVSTQPVREPYLNFIVEVVRPNGQLYREYTVLLDPPSSAAYRSLAASTTPAVVTPAPRVTTVAPVRPAVMPAAQQGNRYSVVSGDSLWKIATRLAVDAGQVAPQALMNDIHALNPQAFINGDINRLRAGAQLLLPDSVVSASPSVADAPVAEAAAPAGTTPEIAPIVSAELPTDPPAEQLIREQTRVEQELASQISETLQLQQSLAQLGLQVQQLQEQMEARDQQIAGLQAELAARRASAEASAAPVPAPVTVTAPVTAESGSNWLAIIAALLTLLLAGVAGLFWRSRKAAEPAPVAVAAELTPAMPRAPSVAPTIAAAPAAAVALNVREVPRGGPVWPAAGEDALQSANVYIAYGRLNEAASTLRKAWEAQPQRSDIGFRLLEVLALLGDTQGFIAHEALVRASGFTPARIDELKARHAELFSAPPASLLDDVVLELDEVESQPLVDAANDGQLNLDDMSLDADWDLVSPFAPTAPKKVADKTESSTAAKRKTSDIFELSGSRDARSPFAESMLVEETSSDGWGGDVLDVELLDDFDELASNRENLSKLNMALAYIEQGSLDSACQILNEVINEGDEEQKQEARQLLAKIA from the coding sequence ATGGCAAAGGTTCGTCAATTACTGATCGGCCTGGCATCCAGTTCGGCCTTGTATTCGGGGCTGGTTCCAGCACTTGGCCTGGGCGAAATCACCTTGCATTCGGCACTTAGTCAGCCGCTGGATGCCGAAATCGAATTGTTTGATGTGGGCGACCTGACCGCTGAAGACATGCGCGTGCGTCTGGCGCCCGCCGAAGTGTTCAGCCGTTCCGGCGTTGACCGTCTGTATTTCTTCAATGACCTGCGTTTTACCCCGTTGCTGCGGGGCGGCAAGAGTGTGATTCGCGTGGTGTCGACGCAGCCGGTGCGTGAGCCCTATCTGAACTTTATTGTCGAAGTGGTACGGCCCAATGGTCAGTTGTACCGTGAGTACACCGTGCTGCTCGACCCGCCCAGCTCTGCCGCCTACCGCAGTCTGGCTGCATCCACCACGCCTGCTGTCGTTACGCCCGCGCCCCGCGTAACCACTGTCGCGCCTGTGCGTCCGGCAGTAATGCCCGCTGCGCAGCAGGGTAATCGCTACAGTGTGGTAAGCGGTGACAGCCTGTGGAAGATAGCCACGCGTCTGGCCGTCGATGCCGGACAGGTAGCGCCCCAGGCGCTGATGAATGATATCCATGCGCTTAATCCGCAGGCCTTTATCAATGGCGATATCAATCGCCTGCGTGCTGGTGCGCAATTGCTCTTGCCCGATAGTGTCGTCAGCGCTTCGCCGTCAGTGGCCGATGCACCAGTCGCTGAAGCTGCGGCGCCAGCTGGTACGACCCCAGAAATTGCGCCAATAGTCAGTGCTGAGCTGCCGACTGATCCGCCGGCTGAACAGCTGATCCGGGAGCAGACCCGCGTTGAGCAGGAGCTGGCCAGCCAGATCAGTGAGACTCTGCAATTGCAACAGAGCCTGGCGCAGCTGGGCTTGCAGGTGCAGCAGTTGCAGGAGCAGATGGAGGCACGGGATCAGCAGATTGCTGGCCTGCAGGCCGAGTTGGCCGCGCGTCGCGCGAGCGCCGAAGCAAGTGCCGCGCCTGTGCCTGCTCCGGTCACGGTAACCGCGCCGGTTACGGCTGAATCAGGTAGCAACTGGCTGGCGATTATTGCCGCTCTTCTGACGCTGCTACTGGCCGGTGTGGCTGGCCTGTTCTGGCGTAGCAGAAAAGCCGCTGAGCCAGCACCTGTTGCGGTTGCAGCGGAACTGACGCCAGCCATGCCCAGGGCACCAAGTGTTGCACCGACTATCGCGGCCGCACCGGCAGCCGCAGTGGCGCTCAATGTGCGCGAGGTGCCGCGTGGTGGGCCAGTATGGCCGGCAGCGGGTGAAGATGCGCTGCAAAGTGCCAACGTGTATATCGCCTACGGCCGCTTGAATGAAGCCGCCAGTACGTTGCGTAAGGCCTGGGAGGCTCAGCCGCAGCGCAGTGATATCGGTTTCCGTCTGCTGGAAGTGCTGGCGTTGTTGGGTGATACCCAGGGTTTTATTGCCCACGAGGCCTTGGTGCGGGCATCCGGCTTTACTCCGGCACGGATCGACGAGTTGAAAGCGCGGCATGCCGAGCTGTTCAGCGCGCCGCCGGCCAGTTTGCTGGACGATGTGGTGCTGGAGCTGGATGAGGTCGAGTCGCAACCGTTGGTGGATGCTGCCAATGATGGTCAGCTTAATCTGGACGATATGTCGCTGGATGCCGACTGGGATCTGGTCAGCCCCTTTGCCCCAACTGCGCCGAAAAAAGTGGCGGACAAGACCGAGAGCAGTACTGCGGCCAAGCGCAAGACCTCGGATATCTTCGAACTGTCCGGCAGCCGTGATGCCCGCAGCCCGTTTGCCGAGTCGATGCTGGTGGAAGAAACCTCCAGCGATGGTTGGGGCGGTGACGTCCTCGATGTGGAACTGCTGGATGATTTTGATGAGCTGGCCAGCAACCGCGAAAACCTTTCCAAGCTGAATATGGCACTGGCCTATATCGAACAGGGCAGTCTGGATAGCGCCTGCCAGATCCTCAATGAAGTGATCAATGAAGGCGATGAAGAGCAGAAGCAGGAGGCGCGTCAGCTGCTGGCAAAAATCGCCTGA
- a CDS encoding DHA2 family efflux MFS transporter permease subunit — MRDDLQALQQRFGPCYPQWLLALLMVGSMAMVLASTSINVALPAIMADFAIGRPLAQWLSTGFLAAMTAGLLLAAWAQARFGARRTAQFGLLLFILSSLLALVAHSAWQLIALRIVQGLCAGIVQPLAMVLIFRVFADGGRGMALGIYGLGVMLAPSLGPGIGGYLVDHFGWPSIFWMPLPMCLLAMLAGQWLLPSERERSTPRLDIQAFAWLCVAIFSALGFLAEAQRFAWTAPRVWLPGCLALLAGMAFILRSRSAAQPLLPLALWRHAGFRSASWVALTLGLGLYGSTYLIPLYLQTVEGFSAGRSGLLLLPAGILMGMASFLGGWLSDRLSAAVLLSGGLLIFALSAAGLAWVEQGASFIQLCFWACVGRVGLGVLLPALSTGSLDILSPEELAQGAGAITFVRQLGGAFGVNLLTFFLEWRHSAEGGDHLAEMLAFKQSFWLVAGVFAITVLAAWGVKSTRR; from the coding sequence ATGCGTGACGATCTGCAGGCTCTGCAGCAACGCTTCGGCCCGTGTTACCCGCAGTGGCTGCTGGCGCTGCTGATGGTCGGCAGCATGGCCATGGTCTTGGCCTCCACCAGTATCAATGTTGCCTTGCCGGCGATCATGGCGGATTTCGCCATCGGTCGGCCCCTGGCGCAGTGGCTGTCCACCGGTTTTCTCGCAGCCATGACCGCCGGCCTGCTGTTGGCCGCATGGGCCCAGGCACGTTTTGGCGCGCGGCGTACGGCGCAATTCGGCCTGCTGCTGTTTATCCTCAGTTCACTCTTGGCGCTGGTGGCTCACTCCGCCTGGCAGCTGATCGCCCTGCGCATCGTGCAGGGGCTGTGCGCGGGAATCGTGCAACCGTTGGCCATGGTGCTGATCTTTCGTGTATTCGCCGATGGCGGGCGCGGTATGGCGCTTGGCATATATGGTCTGGGGGTGATGCTGGCGCCGTCGTTGGGGCCGGGGATTGGCGGTTACCTGGTCGATCATTTCGGCTGGCCGTCGATCTTCTGGATGCCGCTGCCGATGTGTCTGCTGGCCATGCTGGCTGGGCAATGGTTGTTGCCCAGTGAACGTGAGCGCAGCACGCCGCGTCTGGATATTCAGGCCTTTGCCTGGTTGTGTGTGGCGATATTTTCCGCGCTTGGGTTTCTTGCCGAGGCGCAGCGCTTTGCCTGGACGGCACCGAGGGTTTGGTTACCGGGCTGTTTGGCGCTGCTGGCAGGCATGGCATTTATCCTGCGCAGCCGGAGTGCCGCCCAGCCGCTGCTGCCCCTTGCGCTATGGCGACATGCCGGATTTCGCAGCGCCAGCTGGGTTGCCTTGACGCTGGGCCTGGGCCTGTATGGTTCGACCTACCTGATTCCGCTGTATCTGCAGACCGTTGAAGGCTTCAGCGCCGGACGTTCGGGGCTGTTGCTGTTACCGGCCGGGATCTTGATGGGTATGGCCTCTTTTCTCGGCGGCTGGCTCAGTGATCGGCTGTCTGCGGCCGTGTTGCTGAGTGGCGGTTTACTGATCTTTGCGCTGTCGGCTGCAGGATTGGCTTGGGTCGAGCAGGGCGCCTCATTCATTCAACTGTGTTTCTGGGCCTGCGTCGGGCGCGTGGGACTGGGCGTGTTGCTGCCGGCCTTGAGCACCGGTTCGCTGGATATTCTCAGCCCTGAGGAACTGGCTCAAGGCGCTGGCGCCATCACCTTCGTGCGTCAGCTCGGCGGCGCATTCGGGGTCAACCTGCTGACCTTCTTTCTGGAGTGGCGGCACAGCGCCGAAGGTGGCGATCACCTCGCGGAGATGCTCGCCTTCAAACAGAGTTTCTGGCTGGTGGCCGGGGTATTCGCAATCACGGTTCTGGCAGCCTGGGGCGTCAAATCGACAAGACGCTGA
- a CDS encoding MarR family transcriptional regulator, protein MSHTDQHRFAMQVAQLSRAWRAELDRRLVGLGLSQARWLVLLHLGRFAELPTQRELAQSVGVEGPTLARLLDSLEAQGLVSRQAVPEDRRAKKIALSPQARPLIEKIEAISAQLRQEVFAGIDEDELRRCQKVHAQVLSNLEKR, encoded by the coding sequence ATGTCGCATACCGATCAACACCGCTTTGCCATGCAAGTTGCCCAACTTTCCCGTGCCTGGCGCGCCGAACTGGATCGCCGCCTGGTCGGTCTGGGGTTGTCGCAAGCCCGCTGGCTGGTGCTGCTGCACCTGGGGCGTTTTGCCGAATTACCGACCCAACGCGAGTTGGCGCAGAGCGTTGGTGTCGAAGGGCCGACCCTGGCGCGTCTGCTCGACAGCCTGGAAGCTCAGGGGCTGGTCAGCCGCCAGGCCGTACCGGAAGACCGCCGCGCCAAGAAGATTGCCCTCAGCCCACAAGCCCGTCCGCTGATTGAAAAAATCGAAGCGATCTCCGCGCAACTGCGTCAGGAAGTCTTTGCCGGCATCGATGAAGACGAGTTGCGCCGCTGCCAGAAGGTCCACGCCCAGGTGCTGAGTAACCTGGAAAAACGCTGA